A single Orcinus orca chromosome 2, mOrcOrc1.1, whole genome shotgun sequence DNA region contains:
- the SNX1 gene encoding sorting nexin-1 isoform X4 — protein MNAYVAYKVTTQTSLPMFRSKQFAVKRRFSDFLGLYEKLSEKHSQNGFIVPPPPEKSLIGMTKVKVGKEDSSSAEFLEKRRAALERYLQRIVNHPTMLQDPDVREFLEKEELPRAVGTQTFSGAGLLKMFNKATDAVSKMTIKMNESDIWFEEKLQEVECEEQRLRKLHAVVETLVNHRKELALNTSQFAKSLAMLGSSEDNTALSRALSQLAEVEEKIEQLHQEQANNDFFLLAELLSDYIRLLAIVRAAFDQRMKMWQRWQDAQATLQKKREAEARLLWANKPDKLQQAKDEIVEWESRVTQYERDFERISTVVRKEVIRFEKEKSKDFKNHVIKYLETLLYSQQQAGEQLGSRSGILLTKKCPGIARYSYFLSTGVHKLLLLLPYGSGISFSLSTSATCSEGLLIYLTLIPTSLGKEF, from the exons ATGAATGCCTATGTGGCCTACAAAGTTACAACACAG aCGAGCTTACCAATGTTCAGAAGTAAACAGTTTGCAGTGAAAAGAAGATTTAGTGACTTTCTGGGTCTTTATGAGAAGCTTTCAGAGAAACACTCCCAGAATGGCTTTATCGTCCCTCCTCCCCCGGAGAAGAGCCTAATAG gAATGACAAAAGTAAAAGTTGGGAAGGAAGACTCTTCTTCTGCAGAATTTCTTGAAAAACGGAGGGCTGCTCTAGAAAG GTACCTTCAGAGGATTGTGAATCATCCTACCATGTTACAGGACCCTGATGTCAGGGAGTTCTTGGAAAAAGAAGAG CTGCCACGCGCCGTGGGTACCCAGACATTCAGTGGTGCTGGTCTCCTCAAGATGTTCAACAAAGCCACAGATGCAGTCAGCAAAATGACCATCAAGATGAATGAATCAGACATT TGGTTTGAGGAGAAGCTCCAGGAGGTAGAGTGTGAGGAACAGCGCTTACGGAAACTGCATGCCGTTGTGGAAACTCTAGTCAACCACAGGAAAG AGCTAGCGCTGAACACATCCCAGTTTGCAAAGAGTCTCGCCATGCTTGGGAGCTCTGAGGACAACACAGCATTGTCACGGGCACTCTCCCAGCTGGCTGAGGTGGAAGAAAAGATCGAGCAGCTCCACCAGGAACAGGCCAACAATGACTTCTTCCTCCTTGCTGAGCTCCTGAGTGACTATATTCGCCTCCTGGCCATAGTCCGT GCCGCCTTTGACCAGCGCATGAAGATGTGGCAGCGCTGGCAGGATGCTCAAGCCACACTGCAGAAGAAGCGGGAGGCTGAGGCTCGGCTGCTGTGGGCCAACAAGCCTGACAAGCTGCAACAGGCCAAGGATGAGATCGTAGAG tgGGAGTCTCGGGTGACTCAGTATGAAAGGGACTTTGAAAGGATTTCAACTGTGGTCCGAAAAGAAGTGATACGGTTTGAG AAAGAGAAATCCAAGGACTTCAAAAACCACGTGATCAAGTACCTTGAGACACTCCTGTATTCACAGCAGCAG GCTGGGGAGCAGTTGGGAAGCAGGTCTGGAATACTCCTAACCAAGAAATGCCCAGGTATAGCCAGGTATAGTTACTTCCTCTCCACAGGAGTTCACAAGCTTCTGCTCCTGCTTCCCTATGGATCtggaatttccttttctctgtctaCCTCAGCTACCTGTTCTGAGGGTCTCTTAATCTATTTAACTCTTATTCCTACTTCTTTAGGGAAGGAGTTTTAA